GCGGGACGTCAAGTGATGGTGAGTGTTCATAAAATAAGTAGCATAAGTAGCAGGAAATATTGAATCTCACCTTCCAGATGGCTGTGAAGCCGATGGCTACCAgaagaacaacaaaacaaaacgcgTACGGACCACCTTCACCGAGGATCAACTTCAGATTCTGCAGGCCAATTTCAACATTGATAGCAACCCAGACGGACAAGATCTCGAACGCATTGCATCAGTGACCGGTCTCAGCAAGAGGGTTACTCAGGTGTGGTTCCAGAATTCACGTGCCCGTCAAAAGAAGCATATTCAAGGTAATTCAAACGTGTGTCAACTCGTGTAGAACTTCCTAACTCTCAATTGCTTCTGTGCAGTACCCAGGGATGGCGAGATTAATCCATTCGCTAGGCATATCAATCTTCAGCTGTCGTACACATTCCAACAGTCTGGCGTTGTGCACAGTCCATTACACATGGGAGCAGCACCGAACGTCACCCACACCGGTAAtttaaacaacaataacaacaacatcgGCGTTAGTTTCAACAATAACAACGTCATTGGCTCGTCAAAATCATCCCCGTACAGTAGGCATGGTAggtaattgagtttgataatgtcgcaaaatgataaaaaaaattcatttcatTCGTTTCCAGAGTCTTCACTGGATGAGCTATCTGAAGATTCGGCAATACATTGTATGCAAAGCGAAATATAGCGCAGCATCCCATGCTGCGCAATGAGAACTAAAGTATGATAAATTATTGTATATTAATCGAACTATTTATTTTGTGATTGTACATATAACTGTAATGGAAATTCTAAATTAAATCATTGGAATCGACTACCTGCGGGCTAAATTTAGTTTAGCTTATTAGTTTTAATTAGGCGTAATTTATTTCTGAAGGGACTATTCTTATAACTTACTACAATTGTAAATGTAATTTAGAATATGACCGCAAATAAAATTTGCTGGTGTGTTATAATGACGCATAACTTATTGATATTGTTAAATACATTGTgctcaatgaaaaaaatggtttggTGAATAAACCTTGAAGAAAGCCATTGTCTTTTGGACGTTCAGAAATCACAGCATCTAAAGTTTTTTTGTAACATAAAAGATAGTAAACACAAGTCGCGTGAGCACATGCCATTGGGAGAAAGATGAATGTCCGAGCTCTACCACTTCTAATGTCCCACACACACCCAATTAAAACAATCTCTCCTTTCTGTAGCGTCGCTTATCGCACTCTCGCTCTTATTAACCTATCTCAAAAGCGCGGTGAAATATCAGCTTCGTCTGTCGTAATTGGCAGTGTGACGCTGGGCAGCGTAAACAAAATTTAGTTGCTATCTTCGCGCACGGCGAACATTATCGGGTGGTGTTCCTCAATTTTGACGTAGTACAAGTAACGTGAAGTCGAAAGTTACCAAATACTCGGCCATCAATATTTTCCATTAACAATGAACAAACGACAGGAAATACCCATGCGCCATCTGTTTGATGGTAGTGACCTGAACGTGTACGATCGAAAGATTGCAAATTTGTCAGCTGGTGCACCAGGGCCGGATTTGCTGGCTGATTGCTGCGAGATGTTTCGCGTTGCCACCGAACACAGAATGGTAAGTAGACGACTTACAATGTGAGTCAATACAAATATTTACACAGCCTAATCTATGAGGAACCATACCTAGACTGTCGTGTACCTGTTcacagcagtgttgccacacgtacatatttatctggaaaggtacagattttgtcgttatttttggtacagattctgtacggtacagattacagattatcgtcaaaaagtacagactggtacagattttttccgcgtgtaaAATTACTctcgaaaattttattgaatgaaagtagggtaaatgatttggggtgtttttacgcaactagtaaatgcaaatcgatttttcttcatgaaaatcacatataatcgatacgagtttgggtttgatgaaaaaccccaagtctctagttgctaatctctatatataaaaaagagtttttcccATGTACGTATAACACATCATcgcgggagaacggctgatcagatctacgtcgtccatatattttttgagtttgtcttcacccaaattagaatgatagagtactttggaaaatatttgagatgatttgaaaaatacaaaaaattgactatgcacatcttctttatatataaaagagagtttttcctACGTACGTATAACCCATCATCACGGGgtaacggctgatcagatcttcgtcgtccatatattttgtgagtttgtcttgaCCCAAATTataatgatagagtactttggaaaatattgattggaaaaattcgaaaaaattgactatgcatatctttatatataaaagaaggatatttaaaataaaaagggaaaattcgaaaatactaggtacgcatatgtatgtttcgctgtgaaaatcatcatttagatcaattttaaatatatgaacgataacatacaaactatctttaaatatattcgttatttttaccaataaaaaaaaattctctaaaaataaattaaggtaaatgattttggtttggaaaatatcatagaataaagacagacccctccgctcttctcctcttagagagggagaaggagtgtctattcaccacagaaacattcCGTGTaacctaaaatcttcacatgccaaatttggctccatttgcttgattagttctcgagttatgcagaaatttgtttatcgtttgtatgacagcccatcctcagagagggggggaggagtgtctaaccactacgaaacatttattgctacctaaaacctccacatgccaaatctcgtttcatttgcttgattaattctcgagtaatgtagaaatttgtgtttcatttgtatggcagcacaacACTGACGAGCATCCACATTCTCTCATATCAGTGAACATTATCTGAAAATGTTCTGAATATAACTCATATAAACTGTGATTGATCGGGGCAGGGGCATCTTTTCCATCGGTTGTAAAGGGCTATTCATTCTAATTTCATTAAGTTAACTGGTCACACAATTAAGCGCCAGTACTCGAAACTCAAGTAGTATCCCACCACaaaatcattattttaaaaTCATATAATGGAGCTATAGCAAAACTCATTCGACTGTTGTAGCTGATTTGGGATACCGCCCATCAAGCCATCATAAGCTGTTATTCAACTAGTCAGATGAATAATGGTCGAACAATAATATGGAGTTGAAGCGCCCGAGCGGTCCAAGGCACTTTCTTCATAAATAATAACAACTTTTTACTCCAAGCTGTGAGTCCAGACTGGCGTATATTTTTCCTCAATTTCTCTTAACGAAAcactatctatcttaatttctaCCGACTGAACTCCACAGGCGGAGTTTACCTTTTCTATTACCTAC
The Toxorhynchites rutilus septentrionalis strain SRP chromosome 2, ASM2978413v1, whole genome shotgun sequence genome window above contains:
- the LOC129769850 gene encoding LIM/homeobox protein Awh-like isoform X2, with the protein product MKKELRSCTACGEPISDKYLLDVGGCSWHSACLRCCICHTPLDRQPSCFLKKRQIYCKTDYAKTFGAKCARCNRSIAATDWVRRARELTFHLACFACDNCGRQLSTGEQFALADDKVLCKTHYSEMFDCGTSSDDGCEADGYQKNNKTKRVRTTFTEDQLQILQANFNIDSNPDGQDLERIASVTGLSKRVTQVWFQNSRARQKKHIQVPRDGEINPFARHINLQLSYTFQQSGVVHSPLHMGAAPNVTHTGNLNNNNNNIGVSFNNNNVIGSSKSSPYSRHGRVFTG
- the LOC129769850 gene encoding LIM/homeobox protein Awh-like isoform X1; this encodes MKKELRSCTACGEPISDKYLLDVGGCSWHSACLRCCICHTPLDRQPSCFLKKRQIYCKTDYAKTFGAKCARCNRSIAATDWVRRARELTFHLACFACDNCGRQLSTGEQFALADDKVLCKTHYSEMFDCGTSSDDGCEADGYQKNNKTKRVRTTFTEDQLQILQANFNIDSNPDGQDLERIASVTGLSKRVTQVWFQNSRARQKKHIQVPRDGEINPFARHINLQLSYTFQQSGVVHSPLHMGAAPNVTHTGNLNNNNNNIGVSFNNNNVIGSSKSSPYSRHESSLDELSEDSAIHCMQSEI